One Streptomyces sp. CNQ-509 DNA window includes the following coding sequences:
- a CDS encoding TetR/AcrR family transcriptional regulator: MTGQVRTVDGRVAGRRGQATRTKLLACLGEMLDSSPYRDVKVIDVARRASTSPATFYQYFPDVEGAVLELAEQMAKEGAGLTGLVAGRSWTGKSGAQAAEELVDGFLGFWRRNEAILRVVDLGAAEGDKRFYKIRMKILNSVTKSLTESVRELQAKGKVDEGVHPAAVAGSLVVMLAGVAAHQKAFQTWGVKQADLKPSLALLVHLGMTGRKPPKQV, encoded by the coding sequence ATGACAGGTCAAGTTCGGACGGTCGACGGCCGTGTCGCCGGCCGGCGCGGCCAGGCGACCCGCACCAAGTTGCTCGCATGCCTCGGCGAGATGCTCGACTCCTCGCCGTACCGGGACGTGAAGGTGATCGACGTCGCCCGCAGGGCGTCCACCTCACCAGCGACTTTCTACCAGTACTTCCCCGATGTCGAGGGCGCGGTCCTGGAGCTGGCGGAGCAGATGGCGAAGGAGGGCGCCGGCCTGACCGGGCTCGTGGCGGGCCGCTCCTGGACGGGCAAGTCCGGTGCCCAGGCCGCGGAGGAGCTGGTCGACGGGTTCCTCGGGTTCTGGCGGCGGAACGAGGCGATCCTGCGGGTCGTCGACCTCGGGGCCGCCGAGGGCGACAAGCGGTTCTACAAGATCCGGATGAAGATCCTCAACTCCGTCACCAAGTCCCTCACCGAGTCGGTCAGGGAGCTCCAGGCGAAGGGCAAGGTGGACGAAGGCGTGCACCCGGCGGCGGTGGCCGGGTCGCTGGTGGTGATGCTCGCCGGGGTGGCGGCGCACCAGAAGGCGTTCCAGACCTGGGGCGTGAAGCAGGCGGACCTGAAGCCGTCGCTGGCGCTGCTGGTGCACCTCGGAATGACGGGGCGTAAGCCGCCGAAGCAGGTGTGA
- a CDS encoding VOC family protein has translation MAAFAEGSPCWADATLPDLRAGERFYGELFGWTFTEGGEGTDVGPGFPRHSRAYLDGRPIAALVAKRDGRMPTEWGIHLATPDLAATVEKVRGAGGTVLTGPVAASDAGRSATVADPDGAVFSVWQAGERPGFGVTDVPGSFCWTEVYVRNADAADAFYPAVFGYELQAPPFDAGDFKAWTLPESGRQVAGRAIVGDVLPPEMPPHFLVYFRVGDVGDALRTVRRGGGRVLVDRQEIPGATFAVVVDNQGAAFAVMDGASAVDGEPAGAGSARGEAEPPSAPATSADGT, from the coding sequence ATGGCCGCATTCGCCGAGGGCTCACCCTGCTGGGCCGACGCCACCCTGCCCGACCTCCGCGCCGGTGAGCGCTTCTACGGTGAGCTGTTCGGCTGGACGTTCACGGAGGGCGGCGAGGGCACGGACGTGGGCCCGGGCTTCCCCCGGCACTCCCGGGCGTACCTCGACGGCAGGCCGATCGCCGCGCTCGTCGCCAAGCGCGACGGCCGGATGCCCACCGAATGGGGCATCCACCTGGCCACCCCCGACCTCGCCGCCACCGTGGAGAAGGTCCGCGGGGCCGGCGGCACCGTGCTCACCGGGCCGGTGGCGGCCTCGGACGCCGGCCGGTCGGCGACGGTCGCGGACCCGGACGGCGCGGTGTTCTCCGTCTGGCAGGCGGGCGAGCGGCCGGGCTTCGGCGTCACGGACGTGCCGGGCTCCTTCTGCTGGACCGAGGTCTACGTACGGAACGCGGACGCGGCCGACGCCTTCTACCCGGCGGTTTTCGGCTACGAGTTGCAGGCACCCCCGTTCGACGCGGGCGACTTCAAGGCGTGGACGCTGCCGGAGTCCGGCCGCCAGGTGGCCGGGCGGGCGATCGTCGGCGACGTGCTGCCGCCGGAGATGCCGCCGCACTTCCTCGTCTACTTCCGGGTCGGCGACGTCGGCGACGCGCTGCGGACGGTACGGCGCGGGGGCGGGCGGGTGCTCGTGGACCGGCAGGAGATCCCGGGGGCGACGTTCGCGGTGGTGGTGGACAACCAGGGGGCGGCGTTCGCGGTGATGGACGGGGCGTCGGCCGTGGACGGCGAGCCGGCGGGTGCCGGGTCGGCGCGGGGCGAGGCGGAGCCGCCCTCCGCCCCCGCCACCAGCGCCGACGGGACCTGA
- a CDS encoding serine/threonine-protein kinase, with translation MVEQLAQHDPRRIGPFEVLGRLGAGGMGLVYLARSASGRRVAIKTVRTELAEDQLFRVRFTREVEAARAVSGFYTAPVVDADPRAAVPWLATAYMPAPSLEEMVNDCGPLPPQAVRWIAAGVAEALQSIHGAGLVHRDLKPSNVLVLEDGPRVIDFGIASGVSNTRLTMTNVAVGTPAYMSPEQARDSRSVTGASDVFSLGSTLVFAATGHAPFHGANPVETVFMLLREGPDLEGLPGELRPLIEACMQMTADHRPSPEALQSDLAPHLFGAGGDDSGTASAWLPRTAIRMIEARRGAAATLGGAGAHGGSSGRHGGSRGPSASRRSMPPRPAHPPSAGPGGAPQAPPQPAPHSVPQSAPHSAPQSAPARHAGPPGGPAHGPGAGPAHAAPGGAQGAPPAAPPERVPPQSAAAPPQAPGADVQLAGAAVPIGPGPRVVDARAARARAAADGGLDLGWARPRGSAAAPGTQQAPAAHSGGHAPAASSPATAPAPPAEAAPQEPPRWRPWRFRMSNDVWGKPVVSGNLLYVTSFEVHALDVTSGRRQFKTREVAWSMALSEGVIHASDGPSLYALDAADGREHWRQGTGGWVYSLQVAAGTVVTGTRGGGLQARHAATGEPLWEHSGAQTEFETQEAGPLAHDGTVYVWGDGRLRALDTRSGAERWSYPIGDAAACGGVPVRLLPADDVAAGPTVFASAGKRVLALDAAYGTLRWTFEAPAVILSPPAYAPGAALTGGGVFVADHLGTVYALDAADGRERWRIATEARQSIEPVLVADNHVHVGSGAALYTLDAVAGTPMWRFATRGDLIGAPVAADGRVHFGSADHCIYAVDAVGGQLRWKLATDGEITGSPVVANGVVYACSKDRCVYALDAGKGTARR, from the coding sequence GTGGTCGAGCAGCTTGCGCAGCACGACCCGCGGCGGATCGGTCCTTTCGAGGTGCTCGGCAGGCTGGGCGCCGGCGGGATGGGTCTCGTCTATCTCGCGCGGTCGGCGTCCGGCCGCCGCGTAGCGATCAAGACTGTCCGCACCGAGCTGGCCGAGGACCAGCTCTTCCGCGTGCGCTTCACCCGCGAGGTCGAGGCCGCCCGGGCCGTCAGCGGCTTCTACACCGCCCCCGTCGTCGACGCCGACCCGCGGGCGGCCGTGCCGTGGCTCGCCACCGCGTACATGCCCGCACCCTCGCTGGAGGAGATGGTCAACGACTGCGGGCCGCTGCCGCCGCAGGCCGTGCGGTGGATCGCCGCGGGCGTCGCGGAGGCGCTGCAGTCCATCCACGGCGCCGGGCTCGTCCACCGCGACCTCAAGCCGTCCAACGTGCTGGTCCTGGAGGACGGGCCGCGCGTGATCGACTTCGGCATCGCGTCCGGCGTCTCCAACACCCGGCTGACCATGACCAACGTCGCCGTCGGCACGCCCGCGTACATGTCGCCGGAACAGGCGCGCGACTCGCGGAGCGTGACGGGCGCCAGCGACGTCTTCTCGCTCGGCTCCACCCTCGTCTTCGCCGCTACGGGCCACGCGCCGTTCCACGGCGCGAACCCCGTCGAGACCGTGTTCATGCTGCTGCGCGAGGGGCCCGACCTGGAGGGGCTGCCGGGCGAGCTGCGGCCGCTCATCGAGGCGTGCATGCAGATGACCGCCGACCACCGGCCCTCGCCCGAGGCGCTCCAGTCCGACCTGGCGCCGCACCTCTTCGGCGCCGGGGGCGACGACAGCGGTACGGCGTCGGCGTGGCTGCCGCGTACGGCGATCCGGATGATCGAGGCGCGCCGGGGGGCCGCGGCCACGCTCGGCGGGGCCGGGGCGCACGGGGGCTCCTCCGGGCGGCACGGGGGGTCGCGGGGGCCCTCCGCCTCGCGCCGGTCGATGCCGCCGCGGCCCGCGCACCCGCCGTCGGCGGGCCCGGGGGGCGCACCGCAGGCGCCGCCGCAGCCGGCGCCCCACTCCGTACCCCAGTCGGCACCGCACTCCGCACCGCAGTCCGCGCCCGCGCGGCACGCCGGGCCACCCGGGGGTCCCGCCCACGGCCCCGGCGCGGGGCCCGCCCATGCTGCGCCCGGCGGTGCGCAGGGCGCACCCCCCGCGGCGCCGCCGGAGCGCGTGCCGCCGCAGTCGGCCGCCGCACCGCCGCAGGCCCCCGGCGCCGACGTCCAGTTGGCCGGCGCCGCCGTGCCGATCGGCCCGGGGCCCCGCGTCGTGGACGCCCGCGCCGCCCGCGCCCGCGCCGCCGCGGACGGCGGGCTCGACCTGGGCTGGGCCAGGCCCCGCGGCTCGGCCGCGGCGCCCGGCACCCAGCAGGCGCCCGCCGCGCACTCCGGCGGCCACGCGCCCGCCGCCTCCTCGCCCGCCACCGCACCCGCGCCCCCGGCCGAGGCGGCGCCGCAGGAGCCGCCGCGGTGGCGGCCGTGGCGGTTCCGGATGTCCAACGACGTGTGGGGCAAGCCCGTCGTCTCCGGAAACCTGCTCTACGTCACCTCCTTCGAGGTCCACGCCCTCGACGTGACCAGCGGCAGGCGGCAGTTCAAGACCCGCGAGGTGGCCTGGTCCATGGCGCTCTCCGAGGGCGTGATCCACGCCTCGGACGGTCCCAGCCTGTACGCCCTCGACGCCGCCGACGGCCGCGAGCACTGGCGCCAGGGCACCGGCGGCTGGGTGTACTCGCTCCAGGTCGCCGCCGGCACCGTGGTCACCGGCACCCGCGGCGGCGGCCTCCAGGCCCGGCACGCCGCCACCGGCGAGCCGCTGTGGGAACACAGCGGCGCGCAGACGGAGTTCGAGACCCAGGAAGCCGGGCCGCTGGCCCACGACGGCACGGTCTACGTCTGGGGCGACGGCCGCCTCCGCGCCCTGGACACCCGCTCCGGCGCCGAACGCTGGTCGTACCCCATCGGCGACGCCGCCGCCTGCGGCGGCGTCCCGGTGCGGCTCCTCCCCGCGGACGACGTGGCCGCGGGCCCCACGGTCTTCGCGTCCGCGGGCAAGCGGGTCCTCGCCCTGGACGCCGCGTACGGCACGCTGCGCTGGACGTTCGAGGCCCCCGCGGTGATCCTCAGCCCGCCCGCGTACGCCCCGGGCGCGGCCCTGACCGGCGGCGGCGTCTTCGTCGCCGACCACCTCGGCACGGTCTACGCCCTCGATGCCGCCGACGGCCGCGAACGCTGGCGCATCGCCACCGAGGCCCGCCAGTCCATCGAACCCGTCCTCGTCGCCGACAACCACGTCCACGTCGGCAGCGGCGCCGCCCTCTACACCCTCGACGCCGTCGCCGGCACCCCGATGTGGCGCTTCGCCACCCGCGGCGATCTGATCGGCGCCCCGGTCGCCGCCGACGGCCGCGTCCACTTCGGCTCCGCGGACCACTGCATCTACGCCGTCGACGCCGTAGGCGGCCAGCTCCGCTGGAAACTCGCCACGGACGGCGAGATCACCGGCTCCCCCGTCGTCGCCAACGGCGTCGTCTACGCCTGCAGCAAGGACCGCTGCGTCTACGCCCTCGACGCGGGAAAGGGCACGGCCCGCCGCTGA
- a CDS encoding NAD(P)-dependent oxidoreductase produces the protein MTPHTQDKTPVTLLGLGAMGTALARAWLAAGHPTTVWNRTPARAGALAAEGARRADGPAAAVAASTLVVVCLLDDVSVGEVLAGTDLAGKDVVNLTTSTPAQARARAAWASDRGARYLDGGIMAVPPMIGVPETGGYVLYSGPRDVFDHHRDTLAVPAGATYAGEDPGFAALLDVALLSAMYGMFAGTTHAFALIRRENLDPAAFAGLLTGWLTAMAPAAHAIAAGLTADAAPAEEVSSLAMQVAGTPTFLDTARQQGVSPELLAPYFELMRRGLTEQNEAKNPKGLVDLLLR, from the coding sequence ATGACACCGCACACCCAGGACAAGACCCCCGTGACCCTTCTCGGCCTCGGCGCGATGGGCACCGCGCTGGCCCGCGCCTGGCTCGCCGCCGGCCACCCGACGACCGTCTGGAACCGCACCCCCGCCCGCGCCGGCGCTCTGGCCGCCGAGGGCGCCCGCAGGGCGGACGGCCCGGCGGCGGCGGTCGCGGCGAGCACCCTCGTCGTCGTCTGCCTGCTGGACGACGTGTCCGTCGGCGAGGTGCTGGCCGGCACGGACCTCGCGGGCAAGGACGTGGTCAACCTGACCACGTCGACCCCCGCCCAGGCCCGTGCGCGCGCGGCGTGGGCGAGCGACCGGGGCGCGCGCTACCTGGACGGCGGGATCATGGCCGTACCGCCGATGATCGGCGTCCCGGAGACCGGCGGCTACGTGCTCTACAGCGGCCCGCGCGACGTCTTCGACCACCACCGCGACACCCTGGCGGTCCCGGCGGGCGCCACCTACGCCGGCGAGGACCCGGGCTTCGCGGCCTTGCTGGACGTGGCACTACTGAGCGCGATGTACGGCATGTTCGCCGGGACGACGCACGCCTTCGCGCTGATCCGCAGGGAGAACCTGGACCCGGCGGCGTTCGCCGGACTGCTGACCGGCTGGCTCACGGCGATGGCGCCGGCGGCACACGCCATCGCCGCGGGACTCACCGCGGACGCGGCCCCCGCGGAGGAGGTCTCCAGCCTCGCCATGCAGGTGGCCGGCACGCCCACGTTCCTCGACACGGCCCGCCAGCAGGGCGTGAGCCCCGAACTCCTGGCCCCGTACTTCGAACTGATGCGCCGCGGCCTGACGGAGCAGAACGAGGCGAAGAACCCCAAGGGCCTGGTCGACCTCCTCCTGCGCTGA
- a CDS encoding helix-turn-helix domain-containing protein, with amino-acid sequence MTTLNRPGAPDGHVCGIDAAMEIIGGKWKVLILWALDDRPARRFGELRRLLPGITEKVLASHLREMEADGIVRRVSYEEVPPRVEYSLTASGTRLNAALVPLAEWGRERAAAARAAGAEAPVGESLGGRGIDGQASDAVPAPGAQRPGPLTGRSPAPGTAAVRVPLPAPARGGDRQAR; translated from the coding sequence ATGACCACGCTGAACCGGCCGGGGGCACCCGACGGCCACGTCTGCGGCATCGACGCCGCGATGGAGATCATCGGCGGCAAGTGGAAGGTGCTGATCCTCTGGGCGCTCGACGACCGCCCCGCCCGCCGCTTCGGCGAACTCCGCCGCCTCCTGCCCGGCATCACGGAGAAGGTCCTCGCCTCCCACCTGCGCGAGATGGAGGCGGACGGGATCGTCCGGCGGGTGTCGTACGAGGAGGTGCCGCCCCGCGTCGAGTACTCCCTGACGGCCTCCGGGACCCGGCTGAACGCCGCGCTGGTGCCGCTGGCGGAGTGGGGCCGGGAGCGGGCCGCCGCGGCACGGGCCGCCGGTGCGGAAGCGCCCGTCGGCGAGTCCCTCGGCGGCCGGGGCATCGACGGGCAGGCTTCCGATGCCGTACCGGCCCCCGGCGCGCAGCGCCCCGGCCCGCTCACCGGCCGCTCGCCGGCCCCCGGGACGGCGGCCGTCCGCGTGCCTCTCCCCGCTCCTGCCCGCGGCGGCGACCGGCAGGCCCGGTAG
- a CDS encoding GNAT family N-acetyltransferase, with translation MRRRPLAPPSPARLTVRPYAPADESAVLRLVNADRLPGQPPATPAMLADALAGRSRADADWWAELDPPVTAVAETPGGGVQGVVSYALRPPDDTGLILWAHCREQAPVARALVDHAVAALAPRAVDAFHLTSALTLGLECLPVRHRPDTRAALVRAGFADQRRWRYLRRGLPAAELPRVPGLLVGPGPDGDPRKRQLTVRDERGEAVVAEALVGAHGGYGALWWIGVEEHARGRGLARRLLGSALATLTDDLRATQVILLLDDDDTDATAQDIRDRTAAAALYGRAGFTEIDLLHAFTRPRAEGP, from the coding sequence ATGCGTCGTCGCCCCCTCGCCCCGCCCTCCCCCGCCCGTCTCACCGTCCGGCCCTACGCGCCCGCCGACGAGTCCGCCGTCCTCCGGCTCGTCAACGCCGACCGGCTCCCCGGGCAGCCGCCCGCCACCCCCGCCATGCTCGCCGACGCCCTCGCCGGGCGGTCACGCGCAGACGCCGACTGGTGGGCCGAACTGGACCCGCCCGTCACCGCCGTCGCCGAGACCCCCGGCGGCGGCGTCCAGGGCGTCGTGTCGTACGCGCTGCGCCCCCCGGACGACACCGGGCTGATCCTCTGGGCCCACTGCCGCGAACAGGCCCCCGTCGCCCGCGCGCTGGTCGACCACGCCGTCGCCGCCCTCGCGCCCCGCGCCGTCGACGCCTTCCACCTCACCTCCGCCCTCACCCTGGGCCTGGAGTGCCTGCCCGTCCGCCACCGGCCCGACACCCGCGCCGCCCTCGTCCGCGCCGGCTTCGCCGACCAGCGCCGCTGGCGCTACCTCCGCCGCGGGCTTCCCGCCGCGGAACTTCCCCGCGTCCCGGGCCTCCTCGTCGGCCCCGGCCCCGACGGCGACCCGCGGAAACGGCAGTTGACCGTACGGGACGAGCGGGGCGAGGCCGTCGTCGCCGAAGCCCTCGTCGGCGCCCACGGCGGCTACGGCGCCCTGTGGTGGATCGGCGTCGAGGAGCACGCCCGGGGGCGCGGCCTCGCCCGCCGCCTCCTCGGCTCCGCGCTCGCGACGCTCACGGACGACCTGCGCGCGACGCAGGTCATCCTCCTGCTGGACGACGACGACACCGACGCCACGGCCCAGGACATCCGGGACCGTACGGCCGCGGCCGCGCTCTACGGCCGCGCGGGCTTCACCGAGATCGACCTCCTCCACGCCTTCACCCGCCCCCGCGCCGAAGGACCGTGA
- a CDS encoding helix-turn-helix domain-containing protein, which yields MIHEEGGLPGPRPARPGPARAPRPEQLRTRAEYLAALRELRTWSGLTYRELEAKAGTHADSLPASTIATALGRTTLPRERFVDAFTRACGLAEQDVGPWLEARRRIATREHAPPPPEKDDDREPAPPPAGPAPRWRWAAGLLAAVGIGAGGTLSVQALLPDGSGPGAPRAAVGSLAVPGLDLQAVGSWAEIRPGRSPELCVTEGTDRTGRYRSAVAAQQPCARAALPRVYLEPVGDGAVQIQWHHPEHGIGCLTVMREGPGRDLLEPREACADDDPAQRFRLEAAGEGADRRFRIRPDTGECLAPREEDTGPGAEIARARCSGGAEQEFTISLTAPP from the coding sequence GTGATCCACGAGGAGGGCGGCTTACCGGGGCCGCGGCCGGCGCGCCCGGGGCCCGCACGGGCGCCCCGGCCGGAGCAGCTCCGTACCCGCGCCGAGTACCTGGCCGCGCTGCGGGAGTTGCGCACCTGGTCCGGGCTGACGTACCGCGAGCTGGAGGCCAAGGCCGGCACGCACGCCGACTCCCTCCCGGCCAGCACCATCGCCACCGCCCTCGGCCGGACCACGCTCCCCCGGGAGCGCTTCGTCGACGCCTTCACCCGCGCCTGCGGCCTGGCCGAACAGGACGTCGGCCCGTGGCTGGAGGCACGCCGCCGCATCGCCACCCGCGAACACGCGCCCCCGCCGCCCGAGAAGGACGACGACCGCGAGCCGGCTCCGCCCCCGGCGGGGCCCGCCCCGCGGTGGCGGTGGGCGGCCGGGCTGCTGGCGGCGGTGGGGATCGGCGCCGGGGGCACGCTGAGCGTACAGGCGCTGCTCCCGGACGGCTCCGGTCCCGGCGCGCCGCGCGCGGCGGTCGGCAGCCTTGCGGTGCCCGGTCTCGACCTCCAGGCCGTGGGCAGTTGGGCGGAGATCCGTCCGGGCCGCAGCCCCGAGCTGTGCGTCACGGAGGGTACGGACCGTACGGGCCGCTACCGCTCGGCGGTCGCGGCCCAGCAGCCCTGCGCGCGGGCGGCCCTGCCGCGGGTCTACCTCGAACCGGTCGGAGACGGCGCCGTACAGATCCAGTGGCACCACCCGGAGCACGGCATCGGCTGCCTGACCGTCATGCGCGAGGGCCCCGGCCGCGACCTGCTCGAACCGCGCGAGGCATGCGCCGACGACGACCCGGCGCAGCGCTTCCGCCTCGAAGCGGCCGGCGAGGGGGCGGACAGGCGCTTCCGCATCCGCCCCGACACCGGCGAGTGCCTGGCGCCGCGCGAGGAGGACACCGGCCCCGGCGCCGAGATCGCCCGGGCCCGCTGCTCGGGCGGGGCGGAGCAGGAGTTCACGATCAGCCTGACCGCGCCGCCGTAG
- a CDS encoding YafY family protein, whose product MRADRLVSLVLLLRQRGRLSAATLARELEVSTRTVLRDIEALSAAGVPVHSERGRHGGFALLPGFRTELTGLNHDEALALLIAGSRRGAQAFGLGSALASAMLKVVDALPPGYRDTAAGVAERLLVDPETDLLARPLTADEVPDEVMAALRGAVFAGRKLRIRYAPEGRAAAWRTVDPIGLVTVRDKGYLLAARDGADRTYRLSRVRAAEELPEPAQRPERVDLDRAWQERSARFRSGGDRVAVAVRITPRRREELVGTALAVLAEDVEPDGRLRLEVAFQDARHAEWAVWQLATDAEALTPGWLRTALRDRAAALAAHYASPS is encoded by the coding sequence ATGCGCGCCGATCGCCTGGTCTCGCTGGTCCTGCTCCTCCGCCAGCGCGGCCGGCTCTCCGCGGCCACGCTCGCGCGCGAGCTGGAGGTCTCCACCCGCACCGTGCTGCGCGACATCGAGGCCCTGTCCGCGGCCGGCGTGCCGGTGCACTCCGAGCGCGGCCGGCACGGCGGGTTCGCGCTGCTGCCCGGGTTCCGTACGGAGCTGACCGGGCTCAACCACGACGAGGCCCTCGCCCTCCTCATCGCCGGATCGCGGCGCGGCGCGCAGGCGTTCGGGCTCGGCTCGGCGCTCGCGTCGGCGATGCTCAAGGTGGTCGACGCGCTGCCGCCCGGCTACCGCGACACCGCCGCGGGGGTCGCGGAACGGCTCCTCGTCGACCCCGAGACCGACCTCCTCGCCCGCCCGCTCACCGCCGACGAGGTACCGGACGAGGTGATGGCCGCCCTTCGCGGCGCCGTCTTCGCCGGGCGGAAGTTGCGGATCCGCTACGCCCCGGAGGGGCGGGCCGCGGCGTGGCGCACGGTGGACCCGATCGGCCTGGTGACCGTACGGGACAAGGGCTACCTGCTCGCCGCCCGCGACGGCGCCGACCGCACCTACCGCCTCTCGCGGGTCCGCGCCGCGGAGGAACTCCCCGAACCCGCGCAGCGCCCCGAGCGCGTCGACCTCGACCGGGCGTGGCAGGAGCGGAGCGCCCGCTTCCGTAGCGGCGGGGACCGGGTCGCCGTGGCGGTACGGATCACGCCGCGGCGCCGCGAGGAGCTGGTGGGCACCGCCCTCGCCGTACTCGCCGAGGACGTGGAGCCGGACGGGCGGCTGCGGCTGGAGGTGGCGTTCCAGGACGCGCGGCACGCCGAATGGGCGGTGTGGCAACTCGCCACGGACGCCGAGGCGTTGACCCCGGGGTGGCTGCGAACGGCCCTGCGCGACCGCGCCGCGGCCCTCGCCGCCCACTACGCGTCGCCGTCCTGA
- a CDS encoding RidA family protein, giving the protein MERTAINPVTWSTEMGFNQGELVSGHTRTLFVSGQTAMSPEGRPQHADDMAAQLALSLDNLEAVLAGADMSLENLVRLNVYTTDVDALFPHYGELAARLAAAKAAPATTMLGVTRLAIPTLLVELEATAVA; this is encoded by the coding sequence ATGGAACGCACAGCGATAAACCCGGTCACCTGGTCGACGGAGATGGGCTTCAACCAGGGCGAACTGGTCTCCGGCCACACCCGCACGCTCTTCGTCTCGGGCCAGACCGCCATGAGTCCCGAGGGCCGGCCGCAGCACGCGGACGACATGGCCGCACAGCTCGCCCTCAGTCTCGACAACCTGGAGGCGGTCCTCGCCGGGGCGGACATGTCCCTGGAGAACCTCGTCCGCCTCAACGTCTACACCACCGACGTCGACGCCCTCTTCCCGCACTACGGCGAACTGGCCGCCCGCCTCGCCGCGGCGAAGGCGGCCCCGGCGACGACGATGCTCGGCGTCACCCGCCTGGCGATCCCCACCCTGCTGGTCGAACTGGAGGCCACCGCCGTCGCGTAG
- a CDS encoding DUF1062 domain-containing protein: MPTCLPLVRRRCHACASGRFRANGKFRVNAHHKLLDVWLLALCTGCGATAKLTVLERVNVRSVRPELLARLHHDDIHLAATLLQDPALQRRNRVALDWTGAWRLDTGGTDHLHREVIDVTVRFAARIPVRPMRLIADGCALTRAEAERLMDEGRLIAAVRLNARLTGDFTFTLKR, from the coding sequence ATGCCCACCTGCCTGCCGCTCGTCCGCCGCCGCTGTCACGCGTGCGCGTCCGGGCGCTTCCGGGCGAACGGCAAGTTCCGCGTCAACGCCCACCACAAGCTCCTCGACGTCTGGCTCCTCGCGCTCTGCACGGGCTGCGGGGCGACGGCGAAGCTCACGGTCCTGGAGCGGGTGAACGTACGCTCCGTACGCCCCGAACTCCTGGCCCGGCTCCACCACGACGACATCCACCTGGCCGCCACCCTGCTCCAGGACCCGGCCCTCCAGCGCCGCAACCGCGTCGCGCTCGACTGGACGGGCGCCTGGCGCCTCGACACGGGCGGCACGGACCATCTCCACCGCGAGGTCATCGACGTCACGGTGCGCTTCGCGGCCCGGATCCCGGTCCGCCCGATGCGGCTGATCGCCGACGGCTGCGCCCTCACGCGGGCCGAGGCGGAGCGCCTGATGGACGAGGGGAGGCTCATCGCCGCGGTCCGCCTCAACGCCAGACTGACCGGCGACTTCACGTTCACCCTCAAACGCTGA
- a CDS encoding GNAT family N-acetyltransferase, with the protein MTDPVIIRALTESDAPLFDALPDPLGAREGHRNTRFRTEWKHVALRDGRVVARGAWWGGPDDAEPLSVNWFDVAEGEEEAGTRLLLSVPWRVELEINLPGGWREEPALRAAADARFAAARAAGYELLVERFLYRWTPDRGLPERPGRLRFRAEPDDSVFFDALRRIHSATLDAHALKAIGEGGLDQAAQEEIDFFHWCPSPREWWQTAYTPEGELAGIHIPAHNPSGPIVGFIGVLPEQRGHGYSYDLLTECTHFLVERGAEFVSGATDRGNFPMAANFAKAGYPVVRERVNFHPADLEE; encoded by the coding sequence ATGACCGATCCGGTCATCATCCGTGCGCTCACCGAGAGCGACGCCCCTCTCTTCGACGCCTTGCCCGACCCCCTCGGCGCCCGCGAGGGCCACCGCAACACCCGGTTCCGTACGGAGTGGAAGCACGTCGCCCTCCGCGACGGCCGGGTCGTCGCCCGCGGCGCCTGGTGGGGCGGCCCCGACGACGCGGAGCCCCTCAGCGTCAACTGGTTCGACGTGGCAGAGGGCGAGGAGGAGGCGGGAACCCGGCTCCTGCTCTCCGTGCCCTGGCGGGTCGAACTCGAAATCAACCTGCCCGGCGGCTGGCGCGAAGAACCCGCCCTGCGCGCCGCCGCCGACGCCCGCTTCGCCGCCGCCCGCGCCGCCGGGTACGAACTCCTCGTCGAGCGGTTCCTCTACCGCTGGACCCCCGACCGCGGCCTCCCCGAGCGGCCCGGCCGGCTGCGTTTCAGGGCCGAACCCGACGACAGCGTGTTCTTCGACGCCCTGCGCCGCATCCACTCCGCCACCCTGGACGCCCACGCGCTCAAGGCGATCGGGGAAGGCGGCCTGGACCAGGCGGCACAGGAAGAGATCGACTTCTTCCACTGGTGCCCCTCCCCGCGGGAGTGGTGGCAGACCGCGTACACGCCGGAGGGTGAGCTGGCGGGCATCCACATCCCCGCCCACAACCCCTCGGGCCCGATCGTCGGCTTCATCGGCGTCCTCCCCGAACAGCGCGGCCACGGCTATTCCTACGACCTCCTCACCGAGTGCACCCACTTCCTCGTCGAGCGGGGCGCGGAGTTCGTCAGCGGCGCGACGGACCGGGGGAACTTCCCGATGGCCGCGAACTTCGCGAAGGCCGGCTATCCCGTCGTGCGGGAACGCGTCAACTTCCACCCGGCGGACCTGGAGGAGTAG